A window from Pokkaliibacter sp. MBI-7 encodes these proteins:
- a CDS encoding CoA-transferase subunit beta translates to MTTTYTPSEMMTVTAARSLPNGTVCFVGIGLPSEAANLARLTHAPDVVLIYESGTIQTKPNVLPLSIGDGELCETALTTVSVPEMFRYWLQGGKVDVGFLGAAQVDRFGNLNTTVIGPYDAPKTRLPGGGGAPEIATSSKEVFITLKHSKRTFVDNPDFVTSVGYGRDGKAREKYKVIGKGPTRVITDLCIMAPEEGTNELIVTSIHPGVSREQIIEATGWAIRFADSVAETAEPSEQELSILRELKARTAAFHAASGA, encoded by the coding sequence ATGACTACTACCTACACTCCCAGTGAAATGATGACCGTCACCGCTGCCCGTTCGCTGCCCAATGGCACCGTTTGCTTCGTCGGCATCGGTCTGCCCAGCGAAGCGGCTAACCTGGCCCGTCTGACCCATGCCCCTGACGTGGTGCTGATCTATGAATCAGGCACCATCCAGACCAAACCCAATGTGCTGCCGCTGTCCATCGGTGACGGCGAGCTGTGTGAAACCGCTCTGACCACCGTGTCAGTACCGGAAATGTTCCGCTACTGGCTGCAGGGCGGCAAAGTGGACGTCGGCTTCCTCGGCGCGGCGCAGGTTGACCGTTTCGGTAACCTCAATACCACCGTGATCGGCCCTTACGATGCGCCCAAAACCCGTCTGCCCGGCGGCGGCGGTGCACCGGAGATCGCCACTTCCTCCAAAGAAGTGTTTATCACCCTCAAGCATTCCAAGCGCACCTTCGTCGATAACCCCGACTTCGTCACCTCCGTAGGATACGGCCGTGATGGCAAGGCGCGGGAAAAGTACAAGGTCATCGGCAAGGGTCCGACCCGTGTCATCACCGATCTGTGCATCATGGCACCGGAAGAAGGCACCAATGAGCTGATCGTCACCTCCATTCATCCCGGCGTCAGCCGTGAGCAGATCATCGAAGCGACCGGCTGGGCCATCCGCTTTGCCGACAGCGTGGCGGAAACCGCTGAACCCAGCGAGCAGGAGCTGAGCATCCTGCGTGAGCTGAAAGCCCGCACCGCTGCCTTCCACGCTGCCTCCGGAGCCTGA
- a CDS encoding tripartite tricarboxylate transporter substrate binding protein, whose amino-acid sequence MRTTKKTSLSTLLKGAATTLLAGALSLSSAFAADFPDKDLQGVIMWGAGGATDNVARALTPHVEKYLGKKIVLTNKSGGAGAISTNYVFSRPANGYTVLYGAENPQIHGVLGLSKLDYSSFIPVNIIASGTTVIVTRADKEWKTVKDIVDDVKAHPDTIKMGTAGPGSLPFVVSSMLKTTTDMPVLTVPFDGEGPGMTALEGGHIDFMAVGLTAAREQLKAGRLKALAVVSDTAVPGMENVPLITEDFPAFKKFLPWGPFYGIFVKQGTPEEAVKALTDAFAKAVAEPQFQDFIKDFGATPLNIHGDEAIQYLKHNQSVSAWLLQDAGAAKVSPEELGIPRP is encoded by the coding sequence ATGCGTACAACCAAGAAGACCTCGCTCTCGACCTTACTCAAAGGTGCTGCCACTACGCTGCTGGCTGGCGCACTGTCCCTCAGTTCTGCTTTTGCTGCGGATTTCCCCGACAAGGATCTGCAGGGTGTGATCATGTGGGGTGCCGGTGGCGCTACGGATAACGTGGCCCGCGCGCTGACGCCTCATGTCGAGAAGTACCTCGGCAAGAAAATCGTCCTGACCAACAAATCGGGCGGTGCCGGTGCGATCTCCACCAACTATGTCTTCAGCCGCCCTGCCAATGGCTACACCGTCCTTTACGGTGCCGAGAACCCGCAGATTCATGGCGTGCTGGGCCTGTCCAAGCTGGACTACAGCAGCTTTATTCCGGTCAACATCATTGCCAGCGGTACCACGGTGATCGTTACCCGTGCCGACAAGGAATGGAAGACCGTCAAGGACATCGTCGATGACGTCAAGGCGCATCCCGATACCATCAAGATGGGTACCGCCGGCCCCGGCTCACTGCCCTTCGTCGTCAGCTCAATGCTGAAAACCACCACGGATATGCCCGTGCTGACCGTGCCCTTCGACGGTGAAGGCCCCGGTATGACGGCGCTGGAAGGGGGCCATATCGACTTTATGGCCGTCGGCCTGACCGCTGCCCGTGAACAGCTGAAAGCCGGCCGCCTGAAGGCGCTGGCCGTGGTGTCTGACACCGCCGTGCCCGGCATGGAAAACGTGCCGCTGATCACTGAAGACTTCCCTGCGTTCAAGAAATTCCTGCCCTGGGGACCGTTCTACGGCATCTTCGTCAAGCAGGGTACACCTGAAGAAGCGGTCAAGGCGCTGACCGATGCCTTTGCGAAAGCCGTTGCTGAGCCGCAGTTCCAGGACTTTATCAAGGACTTCGGTGCCACACCGCTGAACATCCATGGTGATGAAGCGATCCAATACCTGAAGCACAACCAGTCCGTCAGCGCATGGCTGCTGCAGGACGCCGGTGCGGCCAAGGTCTCTCCTGAAGAACTGGGCATTCCTCGCCCCTGA
- the pcaF gene encoding 3-oxoadipyl-CoA thiolase, with protein sequence MNNVYIAQPLRTAIGSYGGTLSSVRPDDLLAQVIKAVVSRSGIDAAAIEEVIMGCANQAGEDNRNVARMSSLLAGLPFSVPGTTMNRLCGSGLDAVGTAARAVAAGELELVLAGGVESMSRAPFVMGKADSAFSRNQAIEDTTIGWRFVNPLMKAQYGVDTMPETAENVAEQFSISREDQDLFAYRSQQKTARAQAEGRFKQEIVAIEIPRKKQDPLVFDTDEHPRPQSTLDKLATLPTPFRKGGSITAGNASGVNDGACAMLIASAAAVQQHGLQPIARIVGMATAGVEPRIMGIGPIAATQKLMKRLGMTLDQMDVMEFNEAFAAQALACTRGLGLADDDARVNPNGGAIALGHPLGMSGARLVTTASNQLQLIGGRYALCTMCIGVGQGIAMVIERV encoded by the coding sequence ATGAACAACGTATACATTGCCCAGCCTCTGCGTACTGCCATCGGCAGCTACGGCGGCACCCTGTCCAGCGTGCGTCCTGACGACCTGCTGGCGCAGGTCATCAAGGCGGTGGTCAGCCGCTCAGGTATTGATGCCGCTGCCATTGAAGAAGTCATCATGGGCTGCGCCAACCAGGCCGGTGAAGACAACCGCAACGTCGCCCGTATGTCTTCACTGCTGGCCGGACTGCCGTTCTCGGTGCCCGGCACCACCATGAACCGCCTGTGCGGCTCGGGTCTGGATGCTGTCGGCACCGCTGCACGCGCGGTGGCAGCCGGTGAGCTGGAGCTGGTACTGGCCGGGGGCGTGGAATCCATGTCCCGTGCGCCTTTCGTCATGGGCAAGGCCGACAGCGCCTTCAGCCGTAATCAGGCGATCGAAGACACCACCATCGGCTGGCGCTTCGTCAACCCGCTGATGAAGGCGCAGTACGGCGTCGATACCATGCCGGAGACTGCCGAAAACGTTGCTGAGCAGTTCAGCATCAGCCGCGAAGATCAGGATCTGTTTGCCTATCGTTCACAGCAGAAAACGGCTCGTGCCCAGGCCGAAGGGCGCTTCAAACAGGAAATCGTCGCCATTGAGATCCCCCGCAAGAAGCAGGATCCGCTGGTGTTCGATACCGATGAGCATCCGCGCCCACAGAGCACACTGGACAAGCTGGCAACCCTGCCCACGCCTTTCCGCAAAGGCGGTTCCATCACTGCCGGTAACGCCAGCGGTGTCAACGACGGCGCCTGCGCCATGTTGATTGCCTCTGCAGCCGCCGTGCAGCAACACGGTCTGCAGCCCATTGCCCGCATCGTCGGCATGGCGACCGCCGGGGTGGAGCCACGCATCATGGGGATCGGTCCGATTGCCGCCACCCAGAAGCTGATGAAACGTCTGGGCATGACCCTTGATCAGATGGATGTGATGGAGTTCAACGAAGCCTTTGCCGCTCAGGCGCTGGCCTGCACCCGTGGTCTGGGTCTGGCGGACGATGATGCCCGGGTCAATCCCAACGGGGGCGCCATTGCCCTTGGCCACCCGCTGGGCATGTCCGGCGCCCGTCTGGTCACCACCGCCTCTAATCAGTTGCAGCTGATCGGTGGACGCTATGCCCTGTGCACCATGTGTATCGGTGTCGGCCAGGGGATTGCCATGGTGATCGAGCGCGTCTGA